A window of Solanum stenotomum isolate F172 chromosome 3, ASM1918654v1, whole genome shotgun sequence contains these coding sequences:
- the LOC125859726 gene encoding F-box protein PP2-A11, whose amino-acid sequence MGATISGLVDHEKLTSSNIGPLETGLGDLPESCIALVLTHLDPIEICKISRVSRTFHQASLTDLVWDPKLPQNYQILLRNYKNLWSNASEDSCSLTKKEIFIRLCRPNHFGSSNYKAFWMEKNRGICVCISWKEMKITGIEDRRYWTHVSSDESRFNTFAFLKQIWWVEVEGNLEFDFPAGNYSVFFRLQLGKTSRRLGRRICTVDQVHGWNIKPVQFQLSTSNGQQASAQYYLNEAGKWINYYVGDFVVDSMPTKLKFSMTQIDCTHTKGGLCLDSVLIIPAHIGPKYVNFLNCT is encoded by the exons atggGGGCTACTATTTCTGGCTTGGTGGATCATGAAAAATTAACAAGTAGTAATATTGGTCCTTTAGAGACTGGACTTGGAGACTTGCCAGAAAGCTGCATAGCTTTGGTCCTTACACATCTCGACCCAATTGAGATCTGTAAAATTAGTCGAGTCAGTAGGACATTCCATCAAGCTTCATTGACTGATCTAGTCTGGGATCCAAAATTGCCTCAAAATTATCAGATTCTTCTcagaaattataaaaatctatggtcaaacgcTAGCGAAGACTCATGTAGTTTGACAAAGAAAGAGATATTTATCAGATTGTGTCGTCCGAATCACTTTGGGAGTAGCAATTACAAG GCATTTTGGATGgaaaaaaatagaggaatatgtgtttgtatatcgtGGAAGGAAATGAAGATAACAGGCATAGAAGACCGCAGATATTGGACTCATGTTTCATCTGATGAATCAAG GTTCAACACATTCGCATTTCTCAAACAAATATGGTGGGTGGAAGTGGAAGGGAACTTAGAATTCGATTTCCCAGCGGGGAACTACAGCGTATTCTTTCGTCTTCAGCTGGGAAAAACGTCGAGAAGACTAGGGCGACGAATTTGCACGGTTGATCAAGTGCACGGGTGGAATATCAAACCCGTCCAATTTCAACTATCAACATCAAACGGCCAGCAGGCAAGTGCACAATATTACTTGAATGAGGCAGGAAAGTGGATAAACTATTATGTTGGAGATTTTGTTGTGGACAGCATGCCAACAAAGTTAAAGTTCTCAATGACTCAAATTGATTGCACTCATACTAAAGGTGGTCTTTGCTTAGACTCTGTGCTCATTATCCCTGCTCACATTGGACCAAAGTATGTTAACTTTTTAAATTGTACATAG